Within the Salvia hispanica cultivar TCC Black 2014 chromosome 4, UniMelb_Shisp_WGS_1.0, whole genome shotgun sequence genome, the region AGGGGTGAGTTAtggtttttgaaaaaaaaaaattaacaatttcaaattctataaatatccaCTCTCCAACACTTCAAAATCTCTTCCTCATGTCATACATTtctgttttctctctctcaacagAATATGAATCCTGCTCCGGATGAgaattttattatgtaccAGGCATGGATTACACCATTGAGCTGGTTGTTGAGGCACTACCCGTAATTGCTAAAGTCGTTGCATATGAAGTAGGACGCACGGCTTGAGTTACTCCAGAAGTCGGATGGCCGTTTGGGGTTATTGAAGAACTGAGAGACACAGCCACATCCAGCACTGCCCAAAGCCATCGACCTTGGAGAGTATTTGTCAGTCAATTGCGGACATCGATATGATTAGCACTATGTACTAGTAGTACTTCAAAGCGCAAAAGAAGGATACATCGACGGAGGAGGAGCGTCAAACCCGCAAGCGCCTTCTGGGCGTACTCTGGACAAAGGTGGAAAACTACTTCAGATTTTAATGTATTCTCTATGAAGTTGTAATTCCATtatattatctatatattGTATACTCGTATTTCAATCTTACTAGTGAAAACAATGAGTAGTGTAAACTAAAAATTCTAGCGCGGGAAGAAGGCGTACATTATATGAGTTTTGGCCTGAGACGAAAACATGGACGAATAATGACGTGGCGAAAGTCTTGGCGTGAGAGGGGTTTCTGGAGTTTTGGTTGTCAATTGCCTAATGGGCACtttaatgtatttatttagCATGAGCATACATTATAGATTTTGTTCACttcatttgttatttaattgaacAATTTGTGTGAAGAATACACAAAGTTATGAGCCTCGACTCTTGAACGATAATTTCATTAACTTCAAAATTTCATGCATCTGCCAATATCTTCCCCACATATTCATAAGACCGTTAATAACTTGTTAGCTAGAAACGAACTAAAATTAGATCATTTGCTTCACCAGCATGCACAATACTTTGAGATATGCGTAATTCAAATCACAACCTAATCATTTAGGTTACCAGCATGCACGAACCAAAATATACTTTGAGATATTCTTAATCCAACCACAAAAAACTAAAACCTTAAGTTGATGTCAAAAGATGGAAAAGGAATAGGTCTTCTACAAGTTataaatatccaaaataagcTACACTACCTCAGCTGTAACCAACCATCTACCTAAACTTGGAGCGTTTTGAGGCAGCACTGCTAGGTCCAGCCCTTGCCTTGCCAAAAGCCTTCATCTTTCTTCTCCTACGCTCATCCTCGCTGTCCGAGTCGTTCCCCTTCTCCCGATCAGCATTGGTAGCTTCCCTCTCCAACTCCTCCCATGTCTTGCCCTTGTCTTCCTCAGATTCTTCTTCTGATTCTTCGTCGTCATCTTCAGATTCTACCAGTGATTCACTCTCTGAAGCATCATCTTCTGATTCTGACTCCGGCTCTGCATCAGATGGCTCATAACCTTTATCTGACTCTGCTGAGTTATCAGAATCAGAGTCCGTGCCTTCCAAGTTCAAAAATTCCCAGCCACCCTCTTCTATGAACTGCTGCGGGTCATCCATAATAGTCTTTAGAATAGGGCGCCAGTTAAGATTCAGCCTACTCTCATAGTACTTGGTGTCAGTAGTGTCCAACCATTCCTTAATGCCATCAAGCGAGGAAGATGGGATGGAATCAATCCGCATCACATCACGTTTGAAATCCTTGAAGACAATTGCCATATCAAAATTCTTTTGAGCTAGACCCACTCGTTCCAAATTGACAATCTCAATATCACTCAACGAGATCACCAGAAAAGGAGTTTCTATCAGCTCAACCAAACAGCTAGAAGTTGGAACTATAAAAGCTGAGGCCTTGTATGGAACCCCATGGAAACCAAGCTCTCTGAGAGGTTGATCAAACTCCAAGTCCAGGCGCAATTGGGGCTGCCCCCATAGTTCATTCACCCTGTTCACATACTGTTGGAAttccatattaattttatttttcctatcTCTCTCCCTCTGTTCCTCCTCAATCTCATCTGGATCATAAGCAGACCTCTTCCCACTGCCAATGTTCTGAACCATCTCCATCACCTCAACATAGAATTGTACATCCTTGGTTTTCTTATTTCCAACCATAATGTGGTTGTGCAAGTGAAAGTGAAGAAGGGTAATCATCTCTTTCTCTGCAGGCTGGAAAAAGGCATGCTTTATGTTGCCATACATGATATCAACACGCTCATCAGCCCTCGAAGTAGAATAGCGGAACCCATTCGCATGTGCTTCTAATGTACCACTCAACTTCCTGGcacgtccaccaaaatttggaCGTATCCAAAGATCATGCAACCTTATCGGCTTGAACTTATTCCCTGCAAGTTCAAGTTTCTCTTGGGTGACGAGAGTGGCTCTCTCAGCCCTTTCAGATTCCCTGGCCATAACACCACGCCGAAGAGTTTTAATCTGCTGCACCACTTCACTTATGTGCCTTGGATCCTTGGATCTGAACGAGACCTCCTTCAAATAAATCACCCCTTGGTTCTTCAAAGAATTGGCATCATGAGGAGTGAAGGGTGTGCCGGGTACATTAAAGATTATACGAATATAGCAATTTCGATTAGTGTCCTGCTGGCTTGATACAGTTTTCACCGTAGCAACATGGAAGGGTACCATGCTTCCATAGATGGGAATTAGAATAGCTTCATTCCTCTGGTCAACTTGAATCATCATTTCCCTAGGTGGTGGAAGTTCATTAACACTTTTATAGGCAACTAGCTCACTTGCTGATTTCACAGTAGATCTTCCATCCCCATTAGCTGATCCCACCCCAACAAGGCGGCGAGCAGTTTCCTCAATCTTCTGGCGCGCAAGTTCTGCTTGGTGCTGCTTCCTAAGTTCTTCCTTGGAGATCTCCCCATTGTCTGAACGAAGCGTTGCTTTGGAATACATAGAAGCCCTGGCAGTAGGTTCCATGTTGGCTTTTCGTGgctcttcttcctctccaTCTTCATTGAAACAATAGGCAACATCTTTAGAAACTTTAGGGCTGACCGAAGTTGCAACATAACAGACACCATCCGTCACAATAACTGTATCTGCAAGCAATAGTGAGAAATTCTGGCTCTTTGGATTGCTCGACTTCGATTGTAGATCCTTGAAACCAAGTGAGACATTAAAAGCCATGCCTTCTTTCAACAGTCTTTCATTCTTCGCATTAAGAGTCAATCCAGATTCACGGAACTCCAGACCAATGCCTGTTCCTGCAGATTTTGTTAGGTGGGGTACCAGCTCGGGAGCATCTCTCTTCACTACTGTCAAAGCAGCCTCATATACATCACTAACCTTGTTTCCAGGCTTTAGTGCATGAATAGCAGCCTCATGAGCCCTAAGAAGAACCTCATAAGCTTTGGTTTGCACTGCATCAGTATCAATAAGATATGTTCTAGCAACATTTGAACAATAACTGTTGTAGCGGCACCCAACTGC harbors:
- the LOC125219506 gene encoding FACT complex subunit SPT16-like: MPEERNGLPVNANGNKYTIDLPTFSRRLQAFYKHWKDHKDELWGSSDVLVVATPPPSEDLRYLKSSALNIWLLGYEFPETIMVFGEKNIHFICSGKKASLLEVVKASARETVNAEVVIWVKAKNENGSTQIDKVLRAIRSQPKSDDHDTPVVGNIAREAPEGKLLEIWSDKLKGSGLTLSDISNGLSDLFAAKDKNEITCIKKAAYLTAFVMKNFVLPEVLKVIDEEKKVTHSELMEETEKAITDPPKIGVKLKAENVDICYPPIIQSGGNFDLRPSATSTDDPLYYDSPSVIICAVGCRYNSYCSNVARTYLIDTDAVQTKAYEVLLRAHEAAIHALKPGNKVSDVYEAALTVVKRDAPELVPHLTKSAGTGIGLEFRESGLTLNAKNERLLKEGMAFNVSLGFKDLQSKSSNPKSQNFSLLLADTVIVTDGVCYVATSVSPKVSKDVAYCFNEDGEEEEPRKANMEPTARASMYSKATLRSDNGEISKEELRKQHQAELARQKIEETARRLVGVGSANGDGRSTVKSASELVAYKSVNELPPPREMMIQVDQRNEAILIPIYGSMVPFHVATVKTVSSQQDTNRNCYIRIIFNVPGTPFTPHDANSLKNQGVIYLKEVSFRSKDPRHISEVVQQIKTLRRGVMARESERAERATLVTQEKLELAGNKFKPIRLHDLWIRPNFGGRARKLSGTLEAHANGFRYSTSRADERVDIMYGNIKHAFFQPAEKEMITLLHFHLHNHIMVGNKKTKDVQFYVEVMEMVQNIGSGKRSAYDPDEIEEEQRERDRKNKINMEFQQYVNRVNELWGQPQLRLDLEFDQPLRELGFHGVPYKASAFIVPTSSCLVELIETPFLVISLSDIEIVNLERVGLAQKNFDMAIVFKDFKRDVMRIDSIPSSSLDGIKEWLDTTDTKYYESRLNLNWRPILKTIMDDPQQFIEEGGWEFLNLEGTDSDSDNSAESDKGYEPSDAEPESESEDDASESESLVESEDDDEESEEESEEDKGKTWEELEREATNADREKGNDSDSEDERRRRKMKAFGKARAGPSSAASKRSKFR